From Primulina tabacum isolate GXHZ01 chromosome 2, ASM2559414v2, whole genome shotgun sequence, one genomic window encodes:
- the LOC142538027 gene encoding uncharacterized protein LOC142538027 — MDSRMEIKPAPLPLWVVVVALLLSQNLVIPVMSFEDQKNYYAPTPPTVSFTPQAHGSRGGHATPTPSHGGGSYGGTPPVNCGNPPGGGPLPTTPSPPTGGGTGGGYHNPPPTSIPTPTTPTTPTPPTGGAGGPSTSIPTPTTPTTPTPPTGGGTGGGYYNPPPTSIPGPTTPTTPTLPIGSPPTIPIIGPGGPTTPGITVPSPPFSFTPVSPPFTCIYWSTNPGLIWGLFGWIGTIGSTFGVTSLPGIGANMNLLQALSNTRSDGFGELYRQGTAALLNSAADSRFPYTTTQVRNSFVAALSSNKAAATQARLFKLANEGKTKKRA, encoded by the exons ATGGATTCAAGAATGGAAATTAAGCCGGCACCGCTGCCTCTGTGGGTTGTTGTTGTTGCTTTGCTGCTTTCCCAAAACTTGGTTATTCCTGTCATGTCTTTTGAGGATCAGAAAAACTACTATGCTCCAACTCCTCCAACAG TCTCATTCACCCCTCAAGCACATGGTTCAAGAGGTGGACATGCAACACCAACACCTTCTCATGGAGGTGGCAGCTATGGAGGCACACCACCGGTCAACTGCGGTAATCCCCCAGGCGGTGGACCTCTCCCCACCACTCCATCTCCTCCAACAGGGGGTGGTACTGGTGGCGGATATCACAACCCCCCTCCAACTTCAATCCCAACCCCAACTACTCCGACCACTCCAACTCCTCCAACCGGGGGTGCTGGTGGCCCTTCAACTTCAATCCCTACCCCAACTACTCCGACCACCCCAACTCCTCCGACTGGGGGTGGTACTGGTGGCGGATATTACAACCCCCCTCCAACGTCAATCCCTGGCCCAACTACTCCGACTACTCCAACGCTACCCATTGGAAGCCCTCCCACCATCCCCATTATCGGCCCCGGAGGTCCGACCACTCCAGGCATCACCGTTCCATCACCTCCATTTTCGTTCACGCCAGTCTCTCCACCTTTTACTTGCAT CTACTGGAGCACTAACCCTGGATTGATATGGGGTTTGTTTGGTTGGATTGGAACAATTGGCAGCACATTCGGAGTGACCAGTTTACCAGGAATTGGTGCCAATATGAACTTGCTACAGGCTCTTTCAAACACTCGTAGCGATGGCTTTGGAGAGCTTTACAGGCAAGGGACAGCTGCTTTGCTAAACTCCGCAGCTGACTCCAGGTTCCCTTACACAACCACACAGGTCAGGAATAGTTTTGTTGCCGCGCTTAGCTCCAACAAGGCTGCAGCAACTCAGGCACGGCTCTTCAAGCTGGCTAACGAGGGTAAAACCAAGAAAAGAGCCTGA
- the LOC142536242 gene encoding agamous-like MADS-box protein MADS1 isoform X1 — protein MAFPNPESESSNLLRKNGRGKIEIKRIENTTNRQVTFCKRRNGLLKKAYELSVLCDAEVALIVFSSRGRLYEYANNSVRATIDRYKKASSDPSNSVSTSEANTQFYQQEAAKLRRQIREIQTSNRQILGEGVSSMSLKELKNTESKVEKAISRIRSKKNELLFAEIELMQKRELELHNANMYLRAKVQIAENERAQQQLNLINPAAAGGSEYLPMSSQTYDVHNFLPVVNLLEPSHPYSRQDQTPLQLV, from the exons ATGGCGTTTCCTAATCCAGAATCCGAGTCATCGAATTTGTTGAGAAAAAATGGGAGAGGGAAGATTGAGATCAAGAGGATCGAAAACACGACGAATCGACAGGTCACCTTCTGCAAGCGTAGAAATGGGCTGCTTAAGAAGGCCTATGAGTTGTCTGTTTTGTGTGATGCTGAGGTTGCCCTTATTGTCTTCTCATCCCGTGGAAGGCTATATGAATATGCTAATAACAG TGTTAGGGCAACTATTGACAGGTACAAGAAAGCAAGCTCTGATCCCTCCAATTCTGTGTCAACATCTGAAGCTAACACTCAG TTTTACCAGCAAGAAGCCGCCAAACTGCGCAGACAAATAAGAGAGATACAGACTTCAAACAG GCAAATTCTTGGAGAGGGTGTTAGCTCCATGTCTTTGAAAGAACTGAAGAATACTGAAAGTAAAGTGGAGAAAGCAATCAGCAGAATCCGTTCCAAGAAG AATGAACTGCTATTCGCTGAGATAGAGCTTATGCAGAAGAGG GAGCTGGAGCTGCACAATGCTAACATGTATCTGCGAGCAAAG GTGCAGATAGCTGAGAATGAGAGAGCACAGCAGCAACTGAACTTAATCAATCCTGCAGCAGCCGGGGGATCAGAGTATCTGCCCATGTCGTCTCAGACATACGATGTTCACAACTTCCTCCCAGTAGTCAACCTTCTTGAACCCAGTCACCCCTACTCTCGCCAGGACCAAACACCTCTCCAACTAGT TTGA
- the LOC142536250 gene encoding xyloglucan endotransglucosylase/hydrolase protein 24-like yields MRFSNPSSSSMLLLFTVFVACFLATSADFNRDAEITWGQGRGKVLEGGRASTLSLDQYSGSGFQSRNEYIYGRFDTQLKLVPGNSAGTVTTFFLSSQGQGHDEIDFEFLGNSSGDPYTVHTNVYAQGKGDKEQQFRLWFDPTAAFHTYSIVWNPQRIIFLVDNIPIRVFNNHEAIGTPFPKRQPMRVYASLWNADDWATQGGRVKTDWTKAPFVATYRNFNIYSSKPSDSLNGNQAWQTQELDSNGRNRLRWVQQKYMIYNYCTDFKRFPQGIPAECKRSRF; encoded by the exons ATGAGATTTTCGAATCCTTCAAGTTCATCAATGCTTCTTCTGTTCACCGTTTTCGTGGCCTGTTTCCTGGCCACTTCAGCTGATTTCAACCGAGACGCTGAAATCACATGGGGCCAAGGCCGTGGCAAGGTTCTTGAAGGTGGCCGGGCCTCGACTCTTTCGCTCGATCAGTATTCGGGTTCCGGGTTCCAGTCCAGGAATGAGTACATCTATGGAAGATTTGACACCCAACTCAAGCTTGTCCCTGGAAATTCCGCCGGGACAGTCACAACTTTTTTC TTGTCATCCCAAGGGCAAGGACATGACGAAATCGATTTCGAGTTCCTGGGAAATTCTTCCGGGGATCCATACACAGTCCACACCAATGTTTACGCGCAGGGGAAAGGAGACAAGGAGCAACAGTTTCGTCTCTGGTTCGATCCAACCGCAGCATTCCACACTTACTCAATCGTCTGGAATCCTCAACGCATCAT atttttggtgGACAATATCCCGATCAGAGTATTCAACAACCACGAAGCAATCGGAACTCCTTTCCCCAAACGCCAGCCCATGAGAGTGTACGCCAGCCTGTGGAATGCTGACGACTGGGCGACGCAAGGCGGGCGAGTGAAGACGGATTGGACCAAAGCTCCATTTGTGGCCACTTACCGGAATTTCAACATCTATTCTTCGAAACCCAGCGATTCGTTGAATGGGAATCAGGCATGGCAGACTCAGGAACTGGACAGCAACGGCAGAAACAGGTTGCGATGGGTTCAACAGAAGTATATGATCTACAATTACTGCACTGATTTTAAGAGGTTCCCCCAGGGAATCCCCGCTGAATGCAAGCGCTCGAGATTTTGA
- the LOC142536242 gene encoding agamous-like MADS-box protein MADS1 isoform X2, with protein MAFPNPESESSNLLRKNGRGKIEIKRIENTTNRQVTFCKRRNGLLKKAYELSVLCDAEVALIVFSSRGRLYEYANNSVRATIDRYKKASSDPSNSVSTSEANTQFYQQEAAKLRRQIREIQTSNRQILGEGVSSMSLKELKNTESKVEKAISRIRSKKNELLFAEIELMQKRELELHNANMYLRAKIAENERAQQQLNLINPAAAGGSEYLPMSSQTYDVHNFLPVVNLLEPSHPYSRQDQTPLQLV; from the exons ATGGCGTTTCCTAATCCAGAATCCGAGTCATCGAATTTGTTGAGAAAAAATGGGAGAGGGAAGATTGAGATCAAGAGGATCGAAAACACGACGAATCGACAGGTCACCTTCTGCAAGCGTAGAAATGGGCTGCTTAAGAAGGCCTATGAGTTGTCTGTTTTGTGTGATGCTGAGGTTGCCCTTATTGTCTTCTCATCCCGTGGAAGGCTATATGAATATGCTAATAACAG TGTTAGGGCAACTATTGACAGGTACAAGAAAGCAAGCTCTGATCCCTCCAATTCTGTGTCAACATCTGAAGCTAACACTCAG TTTTACCAGCAAGAAGCCGCCAAACTGCGCAGACAAATAAGAGAGATACAGACTTCAAACAG GCAAATTCTTGGAGAGGGTGTTAGCTCCATGTCTTTGAAAGAACTGAAGAATACTGAAAGTAAAGTGGAGAAAGCAATCAGCAGAATCCGTTCCAAGAAG AATGAACTGCTATTCGCTGAGATAGAGCTTATGCAGAAGAGG GAGCTGGAGCTGCACAATGCTAACATGTATCTGCGAGCAAAG ATAGCTGAGAATGAGAGAGCACAGCAGCAACTGAACTTAATCAATCCTGCAGCAGCCGGGGGATCAGAGTATCTGCCCATGTCGTCTCAGACATACGATGTTCACAACTTCCTCCCAGTAGTCAACCTTCTTGAACCCAGTCACCCCTACTCTCGCCAGGACCAAACACCTCTCCAACTAGT TTGA